A single genomic interval of Panthera tigris isolate Pti1 chromosome E3, P.tigris_Pti1_mat1.1, whole genome shotgun sequence harbors:
- the ZFAND2A gene encoding LOW QUALITY PROTEIN: AN1-type zinc finger protein 2A (The sequence of the model RefSeq protein was modified relative to this genomic sequence to represent the inferred CDS: substituted 1 base at 1 genomic stop codon), with translation MARRTNFLPLQCDACKQDFHKDHFTCAAHKCPYTFEKDVRVPVCPLCNKPVPVKKGEIPDVVVGEHIDXECSCHPRKKEKIFICRRSKEGCKKEMLQVICDQCHGSFRIQRRHPLDHSCPRGNLAVSVAG, from the exons ATGGCGAGGCGGACAA attttcttccGTTACAATGCGATGCGTGTAAACAAGATTTCCATAAAGACCATTTTACTTGTGCTGCACATAAATGTCCATATACATTCGAGAA GGACGTTCGGGTCCCGGTGTGCCCACTTTGTAACAAACCAGTACCGGTAAAAAAGGGAGAGATCCCAGATGTGGTGGTTGGTGAGCACATTGATTGAGAGTGTAGCTGCCATCCTcggaagaaagagaag ATTTTTATATGCCGGCGCTCAAAAGAGGGGTGCAAGAAGGAGATGCTGCAGGTGATTTGTGACCAGTGCCACGGCAGTTTCCGTATTCAGCGTAGACACCCTCTGGATCACAGCTGCCCACGCGGGAACCTTGCCGTCAGTGTAGCCGGGTGA